The nucleotide sequence CGTTTTAGTGGTTAGTGGTTGGAGAGGAGGCAGGAGGCAGAAGTGAGGAGCGTTGTCAGTTGTTGGTGCAACATGTGTTCCAGGTTTCTAGAACGCCGGTACAGAAATCGGATTTCTTCTACCGGATGCCCAGGTTTCGTTGAATTTCTCACAAGAAATCCGATTTCTTGGAATTCTGAACCGATGCTCTAGTGGTCTGTCAACTCTGATTTGTGAATAGTCAACTTTTCTAAAATGCACTGACAGCAATACTCTCTGTCTCGTTCCTCAGGCTCTGCCTGGGAACATTCTCTAAGAGGCTCTGCCTCTTGTGTTGGTCAACACCTTCCCTAGTCCCGCCAGAGAGCAATTCCTCCCAGTAGCCCGGAAACATTGGGCACAACTCTGACGTTAGCAGGTAACTCAACCATGATATGTTTGGTATTCCCCCCGCCAATATAGAGGGTGTCGTAGTTGAAAAGGTTCTGAAGGGAGGCTATCGCTTTCAGCAACCGATCATTCCACTTTTTCTTACCATCCCTATCCAGGGCTGCACGTCCCAGTTGTTCTTCATAGGTCTGCCCCTTGCGGAACTCATGGTGTCCCAGTTCCAGGTTGGGAATCAGCACCCCGTTCAAAAACAAAGCAGAGCCAAGCCCGGTCCCCAGGGTAATCACCAGTTCAACCCCCTGTCCTGAAACCGCTCCCAACCCCTGCATATCTGCATCATTAATCACCCGCACAGGCTTTCCCAGGCGGTGAGATAGGGTATCTGCCAGGTCAAACCCGATCCAGTCCAGATCCAGATTAGCAGCGGTCATGGTGACGCCTTGCTTAATTACCCCTGGAAATCCCACGGAAACCCGGTCAAATGTTTTGTCTGCTGCCAATTGCAACACAACATCAATTACAGCCTCCGGTTTTGCAGGCTGGGGAGTTTCCCGGCGATCGCGATCAACCACCGGGTTACCCGCTGCATCCAGCACCATTACCTTGATTCCGCTCCCCCCAATGTCTACCGTCAGCGTTTGAAGATGCATACGTTGCCCTCACTCATCACCCCACCCTGCGAGAACGCCAATGGCGAACACCCCTCACCCCCGACTAACCACTAACCGCTAATCACTAACCATCACTGACCCCTTGACTCCTGACTCCTCCCTAACATCCCCCACTAAAAGCCTATCCGAAAAGCCCCAATGGACAAAGCTCAAATCCAGACTGAGGAAGTTTTCGGATAGGCTTTAATAGTGATTCCCCACTTTCCGATGGTGGACGGCGGTCAGGGCATCGGTACTGGAAACACGCCCCATTTCTACCGTACTATAAACCAGCCAGTGGTCATTGCAGTCCAGACGACTGACAACTTCACATTCCAGGTATGCCAGAGCATCTGCCAGGATGGGGGTACCATTGCTGGCAGGATAGGTTTTCACGCCTTCAAAGCGGTCAGCACCGGGGGGGAACCGTTTAAGGAAGTGCCTCATTAAGGGCTGATAGTTACCCTCTTGCAGGACGTTGAGGATGAAGCGATCGCCCACATGCATAAAAGACTCGATCGCCCGGTCTTTAGCAACTGCAATTGTGATACCCAGAGGCTCCATACTTGCCTGCGCCACCCAGGATGCCAGCATGGCACTGGAGGCATCCCCTTTTTTAGCGGTAATGATATAGAGTCCGCCACTGATGCGACCGAGGGCTTTATCCAGGTCACTATCGAGGGATTTCATTTGTTTGATACTGCGATCGCGGGTGAGCCACTGTCCCAGATCGGTTCCGGCTTCGTCGCAACGTTGATAGGTACTTTCAGTGGGGGGTTCTTTGATCAGAATGGGGGCAAATCCTTCGCTCAGTCCCAGTTCCTGGAGGCGATTTCGCAGCGGGTAGACGGATTCATCATCACCGCCACCAGACTCAAATAAACCAAAGGACTGTTTGCTATTGGCTTCCGCCAGGATTGTGCTTAAAACCGTTTGAGTGATTGCCGCCTGGGACTGGGGCGGCATTCCAATCACAATGCCAGCCGCAATTTCCATCAATTCCCGCACATCCTGGGGTTCAACGGCACGGAAATCTACCTGCTCAACCGCGACTCCGGTTTTGGCAATTCCCTGAGCAATGGCATGAACAAGGCGATCGCTGTACCCATACTCGGACATATGAAACAGAACCACGGTAGTTTCTGCCTTTGCCTTTGCCTGACTCCATTCCTTGTAGCGCCCGACCAACTCAGAAACGTGGTGTTGCAGCAGGGGACCATGCCCGGTGGCAATCTGACTGATTGGCGGTAGCTCATTCATGCGCTTGATGGCAGACAACACCGAACGCGCATTCGGTTCCATCAGGCACTCGTAATAAGTGCGGAAGTCGGCGTTGAGGAGTTCCAGGTCTTCGTCATAGGTGCAATCGTCGCAAAAGTGCATCCCAAAGGCATCGCAGGTAAAGAGCACCTGGGTTCCGTGGTCGTAGGTGAAGATGGTGTCGGGCCAGTGCAGGTTGGGAGCAGAGACAAACTCCAGTTCATGGCCATTACCCAGATCAAGGCGATCGCCACTTTTCACCAGCTTGCGCTTAAAAGGCTGGTGCACCAGGTCTTCCAGGAATTGAATGGCCACTTTTGCCCCGACTACAGTAATCTGGGGAGCCAGTTTCAAAACGTCTGCCACCAAACCACTGTGGTCAGGTTCGGTATGGCTGATGATCAGGTAATCAATTTGGGTGGGATGAATCAGTCCGGTTAAAGTATCCAGATAAAGCTGGCGAAACTTTTCATGGGAGGTATCAACCAAGGCGACTTTCTCCCCTCGAATCAGAAAGGAGTTGTAGGTGGTGCCGTTTTGCAGGGCAAATTCAATGTCGAAGCGATCGCGGTCCCAGTCCAGGCAACGAATTGCCGTGGTGTCCATTGCAATATCAACCGTTTCCAGGGTCAGTCTGGATTGGATGCGTTCCGGGGTGAGTGCGATCATTGAATGGCCTCCCGCTCAAAATCGTAATGGTTGCAACATTCTTTTTCTATTATTGAGGCAACTCCCCCGGTTTTGTAAAGTTTTGTTGGGTAAAGTTACTTATTAGCCGGACTTATTAGCAGGCTGTTGCAGGATTGCCATTAATCCAGATGAAATTCTTTGAGAGCGGGGAGAAAGTTGTTGTTCTCATGTCCGGATCGGCTGAGTTTGATCAGAGCAAAGCGTTGTAAGCGGGTAAGGGCTGCCCATTGATCGGAGGCGATCTCAACGCCCACTTCCCTGGCTTTTTCCAGCACGCTGGATGGAACGGTTGTGGCGTCCAACCACGGGGGGGCAGGGTCAACGGGTAAATCCATTGCCGGAGTCTGGGTGCGCTCCTGTATCAGCCGTTGAAGAAATGCTCGATACTGCCGTACTTCGTCCGTTGTTTCACAGGGCAGTTCAAGCAATTGCTGCCGCTCTCCAGACTCAAACTGGTTCCATTGGGATAGCCTCAGCTTGATGCCACAGGTATCCAGCTTAAACCTCACCTGCATGGGAATGCACCGCAGGGATTCCACAAAATCGGACTCGAATTGAAAGAACTGAGACATGGGCATCTGGAGATGGTCACATACCGCGTAAGATAGAGGTCAGTTTAATTGTTCTACCTTCGGTAGTTTACTGTCCACCGGATCGTCGATTGGCTCGCTTGATCAGCCAGTAGCCAATAGAAATTGCCAGAATCGTAGATGCCAGGGCTAATAAGTCGATTCCAGAAGTTTTTCCCAGATCAAGAATGATGATTTTACGGGCAATGGCGATCAACGAAGTGCTGATGACCAGCTCAACCTGGACAACATGCTTCTTGAGATAAGCCGTAATGTTCTCCAGAATTTCCAGCGCAATCAAGACATTCAAAAATAGCCCAAAAACATTCAGCAGGGTGGTTCCAAATCTGGCGAATGGATGGGTAAACAATTCTATAAACAGATAAGTTCCCAGTTCATAGACTGCAACCAGGATGACCACAACCATGGCGATCGATAAGAGCTTAGAAACCAGGCTCTCTACCTGATGCACATACTGAAGGAACTGGTCGTCCCTGAACGATGTCTTGAACTGTTGAAACAGTTTACGCAAAAGCTCCCCGTCCTATGTCAACCTCTGTGTCTCTGTGGTAGAATTCTAACCTTTCGATTTATTGAATTCACGATCCTGAATTTGAAGCGATCGACGTAGAATATACCAGATTTGTCTGAATGGATTAAATAACATCCTAGAGGGTAAAATCCTCCTGCAATCTATCAATAAATACTCTATCAATAAATCGCTCTGGCAGATGCCCATTGAAGGCGATCGCCCTAGGGAAGGGAGCAGTCGATGGCAGTGGTGGCAACCTGCAATTGAGTCTCATATTTGGCACGGTTAAGCGCAATACCGGATACTGAATTTTTCTGGCGCAAAACTGTCCGATTATTCGGAACTATTATATTTCGAACTATTCTATGGAGAATAGGGGATTCGAACCCCTTACCTCTGCGGTGCGATCGCAGCGCTCTACCAATTGAGCTAATTCCCCTGATTCAGTTTCGCTCCAGTATTTTAACACCCTGAGAATGAAACAATCGATAGTGGAGTATCTCTCAGTCGCTGAACCTGGATGGTGACAACAGGGCGTACACTAGCGATCAATGGGGTCATACTGTCCAGGTGTCCGCAAATGGGCACACCGCAAACTGTATATAAACTGAAAACCTTAGAACCTTACCACAGAGGCACAGAGAGCACAGAGCTATTCAGCCCTGATCAATTTTCCGGTATTCAGTTACTCATCAAATTTAGTTTGACAAACCACTAGTGCAGGTTGCCAAAAATAACCCGCCAGTTTTGGCTTCAACCACCAAGACACAAAGCCCACTAAGAAACGTTGTGGCCCTTTGTGCCTTGGTGGTGAAAAACTTCTGCCGCAATGCACTAGCTGATTTGAGATGGGTGCATATCACTTTTGCCCTCACCCTAAATCCCTCTCCCAATTTGGGGGAGGGACTTTGAGATGGCTCGGCTCCCCTTCTCCCAACCTGGGAGAAGGGGCTGGGGGATGAGGGCTTGCAAAGGTGACATGCTCTCTTTGAGATTCATACTCCTGCAACAAGTTCTCAAAGTATTGCAGATGTCGATCGATTCCATGCTTGATCGCTGAAATCATGCTGGCTTGTTTTATCGAATCCTCTTGATGGTGCGTCAGTGCAGGAAGTATGGAATCTTGAAAATGGTGTTCCTCTAATTCTGCGTGCAAGCTCAACCAGGTTGGAAACTTCAGATGGCGCGTAGCAAAGTAATATTGAAGAATTTTGGTATTCCTGATTGCTACACACAGTTCTCGACCGCTCAATGCTGCAAGAGCCTCGTAAAAGTTATCGGTTTCATAACCAAAATCGTCAAAAAAGGAACGCTCATACAATGTCGTTGCATTGCTGGGTTGGGAAGCCATAATTTCATCATCACTCAAACCAAGATCGGTCGTGTTCTAGACTTGTTGTTTTAGGTTAGATAGCAAAACCAAACTCATAACGGTTAATAAATAGCCCAATCACAATGTCATGCATCAGAATGGACTTAGAAAAGCAAATAGTTTTGCGAGCTAATCGCTTCAAGCGCGTGCGTAAAGTTAAATGCTTACGCTCAATCTTCTGCGTGTTCTGTTTGCCAACGGTATGAAGACTTGGGTCAAGCTGCCGCTCATAGGTTCCCCAACCATCTGTGTAAAACTGCATAATTCCAAACGGTTCTAATAACGCTTTGAGTTGGAGGAATGCTTCATCTTGATGCGTCGCCAACACATAAGCTAATATTTTTCCACTGTGATGGTCAATTGCATGCCATAACCAACGTTGCTGGGCTTTAGACTGGACAAAACTCCACATTTCATCGGCTTCTGCCTCTGTATCTTCCCACTGGCAAAGCTTTACGATGCTTTGAGCGGGTTCCAACTCAGCCAGTTTGAGTTCATTCACGGCTTTGAGTTGACGATCTTTTTTTAATTCCTCAATCACCGTCGTTGGACTAATGTGAAGGACACGGGCAGTGTCTCGAATCCCACTCCCATTCATTGCCATATCGCTGATTTGTTGCTTGACTTCAGGCAGATACCCTTGATAGGTGTATTGCAAAATAAAGGTGCGCCGATGGCATCCTGAGTTTTGACAAAAGTAGCGCTGTTTGCCGTCTGGTGTTGTGCCGTGTTTGATCACCTCAATCCCATCACACACAGGGCAGTGAATTGGTTCTAATACCATAACTTGAGTTCCCGCAACTACTGACTTCTCCATCTAACCAGTTCTTCGTAAGGAAAACAACAAACCTAGAACATTACCCGGTTTTGCAACAGCTTTATCACCTGGCAATGATGGGCGATATTCCAGCGATCGAAAAAACCCTGGAGAACTTAGTAGCAGAAAATCAGCAGCTAGGTCCTTTTGTGGCTGAGTTAAACAAGCTCACTGCAACCTTTCAATCTAAAAAAATTCGTCAATTTCTCACTGCTTTTGTTAAGACGGAGTCCCATCAATGATATCGAATTTCCTCCCCAAGCCCAGCCAGACTTCCGCTCAGCCTGCTGCCGGGAATTTACACCAGACAACAATGTTAACAGATGCGCTTACCAAATCTGTTCATATCCTTTTGGTTGATGATAATCCCAACAATCTCAAGGTTCTATCAGAGGCGATTCAGGGTTATGGCTGGAAAGCATTGATGGCAACTGATGGAGAGTCTGCCATTGAACAGGCGGAGTATGCCAGCCCCGATCTGATCCTCCTGGATGTGATGATGCCAGGGTTCGATGGGTTTGAAACCTACCGCCGGCTAAAAAGTAACCCGGTGACTCAGGACATTCCTGTTATCTTCATGACAGCGTTGTCTGACCCGACCGATAAGGTGAAAGGACTGGAAATGGGCGCGGTGGACTACGTGACCAAACCCTTTCAGCATGAAGAAGTGGTTGCGCGGTTGAAGCTCCATCTTAAACTATCCCATTTGACCCGCACACTCGAATATCAGGTACAGGAACGCACTGCTAAATTAACTCAATCACTGCAACAACTCCAACAAGCCCAACTACAACTGGTGCAGAGTGAAAAAATGTCTGCCCTGGGTAATCTGGTGGCTGGGGTTGCCCATGAAATTAATAATCCTGTTGGTTGCGTTTTTGGAAATCTGCAACCCGCCAAAGAGTACGTGAATGACCTGTTGAAACTGATTGATCTGTATCAAAAGACCTATCCTGACTCCACAGCAGAAATCCAGGATGAACTGGAGGCAATTGATCTGGACTATTTACGGGAAGATCTACCCAAGCTTCTGGAATCAATGAAGCTGGGGGTCGATCGCATCCGTAACATCAGCAATAGTTTACGGACCTTCTCCCGTGCTGACAAGGATTACAAGGTACCCTTTAATATTCATGAAGGGCTGGATAGCACATTACTCATCCTGAAGCATCGCTTGAAAGCAAGTGAGCAACGTCCTGAAATTGAGGTAATTAAAGAATATGGTAATGTACCTGAGGTTGCTTGTTTTCCTGGGCAGTTGAATCAGGTATTTATGAATATTCTGGCTAATGCGATCGATGCTTTAGAGGATGCGAACACAGGACGGAGTTTTGCAGACATTCAATCCAATCCCAACCAGATTACAATTCGCACTGAACTTGCACCCGATCAACAATCTGTCGTCATCCGGCTGAAAGATAATGGTGCTGGGATGGATGAGGAAGTCAAGCAGAAAATTTTCGATCATTTATTCACCACGAAAGGTGTGGGTAAGGGAACGGGTTTAGGATTGGCGATCGCCCATCAAATCGTGGTAGAAAAGCACAATGGTTCACTACAGGTAAACTCTACCCCTGGGCAGGGATCTGAATTTATCATCATACTACCGATCAAAACTGATAACCAGCCATAGCGATAGATTCAGATGCAGTCGCAATGCATCATCAACCCATAGCTGGAAGCGCCTCCACTCCCCTTCCTAGAGGAAGCCAAAGTGTTGTAATCCTTCGAGAATACCGCCTGCACAGTTTGCTTTTGCCAGGTAACGGTTGGGATTGGGGTTTGCCCGGTGCCACTCCAGCAGTTCAGCCATTGCATTACCAACGATGATGCCGTATTCTTCCCGATTGGCAAAGAGGGCGATGTCATTCCCGGAATCACCGCAGGCTACAGTACGGGTCGGGGCAATTCCCAGGTTTTGCTGCACAAACGTCATTGCCCTTCCTTTATTGGCCTGCCGGGGTAAAATGTCCAGATCCTGACTGCCGCTGTAGATCAGTTGGGTGTCCAGGTGGCGATCGCCCAACAACTTTTCTAACTGGGGCAATACTTCTACCGCGGCCTCTGTGGTCAGAAAATAACTGACTTTAAATGGACGCTGTTCTGTGTCGGGTTGGGGAGTGAGATCGGCAAAATGAGCAGCACAGGCAACCACTTCATCTCGATTCCATCCGTAAGATAGCTTTTCGGACCAGATGGGATCAGGCGTGTCACTGCCGTTGTAATAAACCTCCGTACCTACCCCAGCAATCAGCACATCGGGGGTCAACAGTCCTTTTTCCGCATTTAGCTGGCGATACAGGGCCAGCGAT is from Leptothermofonsia sichuanensis E412 and encodes:
- a CDS encoding ROK family protein, which gives rise to MHLQTLTVDIGGSGIKVMVLDAAGNPVVDRDRRETPQPAKPEAVIDVVLQLAADKTFDRVSVGFPGVIKQGVTMTAANLDLDWIGFDLADTLSHRLGKPVRVINDADMQGLGAVSGQGVELVITLGTGLGSALFLNGVLIPNLELGHHEFRKGQTYEEQLGRAALDRDGKKKWNDRLLKAIASLQNLFNYDTLYIGGGNTKHIMVELPANVRVVPNVSGLLGGIALWRD
- a CDS encoding diflavin flavoprotein — translated: MIALTPERIQSRLTLETVDIAMDTTAIRCLDWDRDRFDIEFALQNGTTYNSFLIRGEKVALVDTSHEKFRQLYLDTLTGLIHPTQIDYLIISHTEPDHSGLVADVLKLAPQITVVGAKVAIQFLEDLVHQPFKRKLVKSGDRLDLGNGHELEFVSAPNLHWPDTIFTYDHGTQVLFTCDAFGMHFCDDCTYDEDLELLNADFRTYYECLMEPNARSVLSAIKRMNELPPISQIATGHGPLLQHHVSELVGRYKEWSQAKAKAETTVVLFHMSEYGYSDRLVHAIAQGIAKTGVAVEQVDFRAVEPQDVRELMEIAAGIVIGMPPQSQAAITQTVLSTILAEANSKQSFGLFESGGGDDESVYPLRNRLQELGLSEGFAPILIKEPPTESTYQRCDEAGTDLGQWLTRDRSIKQMKSLDSDLDKALGRISGGLYIITAKKGDASSAMLASWVAQASMEPLGITIAVAKDRAIESFMHVGDRFILNVLQEGNYQPLMRHFLKRFPPGADRFEGVKTYPASNGTPILADALAYLECEVVSRLDCNDHWLVYSTVEMGRVSSTDALTAVHHRKVGNHY
- a CDS encoding nitrate reductase associated protein, which produces MSQFFQFESDFVESLRCIPMQVRFKLDTCGIKLRLSQWNQFESGERQQLLELPCETTDEVRQYRAFLQRLIQERTQTPAMDLPVDPAPPWLDATTVPSSVLEKAREVGVEIASDQWAALTRLQRFALIKLSRSGHENNNFLPALKEFHLD
- a CDS encoding phosphate-starvation-inducible PsiE family protein, with product MRKLFQQFKTSFRDDQFLQYVHQVESLVSKLLSIAMVVVILVAVYELGTYLFIELFTHPFARFGTTLLNVFGLFLNVLIALEILENITAYLKKHVVQVELVISTSLIAIARKIIILDLGKTSGIDLLALASTILAISIGYWLIKRANRRSGGQ
- a CDS encoding IS1 family transposase encodes the protein MVLEPIHCPVCDGIEVIKHGTTPDGKQRYFCQNSGCHRRTFILQYTYQGYLPEVKQQISDMAMNGSGIRDTARVLHISPTTVIEELKKDRQLKAVNELKLAELEPAQSIVKLCQWEDTEAEADEMWSFVQSKAQQRWLWHAIDHHSGKILAYVLATHQDEAFLQLKALLEPFGIMQFYTDGWGTYERQLDPSLHTVGKQNTQKIERKHLTLRTRLKRLARKTICFSKSILMHDIVIGLFINRYEFGFAI
- a CDS encoding hybrid sensor histidine kinase/response regulator, with protein sequence MISNFLPKPSQTSAQPAAGNLHQTTMLTDALTKSVHILLVDDNPNNLKVLSEAIQGYGWKALMATDGESAIEQAEYASPDLILLDVMMPGFDGFETYRRLKSNPVTQDIPVIFMTALSDPTDKVKGLEMGAVDYVTKPFQHEEVVARLKLHLKLSHLTRTLEYQVQERTAKLTQSLQQLQQAQLQLVQSEKMSALGNLVAGVAHEINNPVGCVFGNLQPAKEYVNDLLKLIDLYQKTYPDSTAEIQDELEAIDLDYLREDLPKLLESMKLGVDRIRNISNSLRTFSRADKDYKVPFNIHEGLDSTLLILKHRLKASEQRPEIEVIKEYGNVPEVACFPGQLNQVFMNILANAIDALEDANTGRSFADIQSNPNQITIRTELAPDQQSVVIRLKDNGAGMDEEVKQKIFDHLFTTKGVGKGTGLGLAIAHQIVVEKHNGSLQVNSTPGQGSEFIIILPIKTDNQP
- a CDS encoding sucrose-phosphate phosphatase — encoded protein: MNPFLFVTDLDNTLVGDDAAMMELSHQLEQHRRRYGTQIVYSTGRSLALYRQLNAEKGLLTPDVLIAGVGTEVYYNGSDTPDPIWSEKLSYGWNRDEVVACAAHFADLTPQPDTEQRPFKVSYFLTTEAAVEVLPQLEKLLGDRHLDTQLIYSGSQDLDILPRQANKGRAMTFVQQNLGIAPTRTVACGDSGNDIALFANREEYGIIVGNAMAELLEWHRANPNPNRYLAKANCAGGILEGLQHFGFL